The Centroberyx gerrardi isolate f3 chromosome 24, fCenGer3.hap1.cur.20231027, whole genome shotgun sequence genome includes a region encoding these proteins:
- the LOC139917547 gene encoding NXPE family member 3-like gives MAIIKTEACKRRDVSMWRSKYAAIFLLLALSVLFFLLRHINLLEFQNKINTTFPITRVYPVPPRQLDYCSYQPRTPEDVLEERLLLDSIAWPETPLLPVPVSLTRTSDPAHSTFTVLPARGGKRRVGDRLEARILMRDVQGRPKSFGGDVLVARLHNPALGAGVAGRVADHLNGSYTAVFPLLWEGRAQVEVTLVHPSEAVTVLRRLTRDHPDRIFFHSVFSSGSVSETMVCNVCLPSNQEPLCNYTNLHTGEPWFCYKPKKLSCDTRISHSTGGFNQNLMAKEEKLFQSGVNMKVFIRASGSDSVTVLPKEEEMQSSVLKPEPSGYYYQGVWRAPGGATVHQFNDSAVIGQCLRDKVVHLYGDSTIRQWFEYLNSVLPDLKEFDLHSPKQVGPFMAVDSVHNILVKYRCHGPPIRFGNVPTSELRYIANELDSLVGGSRTVVVFGIWSHFSTFPVEVYLRRLQGIRRAVRRLLDRAPDTLVVIRTANLKALTLYETLTNSDWYSLQRDKVLRAVFKDLNVRLVDAWEMTLAHHLPHNLHPQPPIIKNMIDVLLSYICPQ, from the exons TTTCAGAATAAAATCAACACCACCTTCCCCATCACCAGAGTTTACCCCGTCCCGCCCCGCCAGCTCGACTACTGCAGTTACCAGCCCCGTACGCCTGAGGACGTTCTGGAGGAGCGCCTCCTGCTGGACTCCATCGCTTGGCCTGAAACTCCACTCTTGCCTGTGCCTGTTTCCCTGACCCGGACCAGCGACCCCGCCCACAGCACCTTCACCGTCCTGCCAGCGAGGGGCGGGAAGCGACGTGTGGGCGATCGGCTGGAGGCTCGGATCCTGATGCGGGACGTCCAGGGGCGTCCCAAGAGCTTCGGGGGAGACGTCCTAGTCGCCCGTCTGCATAACCCGGCGCTCGGTGCGGGCGTGGCCGGGCGAGTGGCGGACCACCTGAACGGCTCCTACACCGCCGTGTTCCCGTTACTGTGGGAGGGACGAGCGCAGGTCGAG GTGACGCTGGTTCACCCCAGTGAGGCCGTCACGGTGCTGCGCAGGCTGACCAGGGACCACCCGGACCGAATTTTCTTCCACAGCGTCTTCAGCTCAGGATCCGTCTCTGAAACCATGGTTTGTAACGTCTGCCTGCCTTCGAACCAGGAGCCGCTGTGCAACTACACCAACCTGCACACCGGGGAGCCGTGGTTCTGCTACAAGCCCAAGAAACTGAGCTGCGACACCAGGATCAGCCACTCCACAGGAGGCTTCAACCAAAACCTCATGGCCAAGGAGGAGAAACTCTTCCaaag cGGTGTAAACATGAAAGTCTTCATTCGTGCTTCAGGGTCTGACAGTGTCACTGTGTTGCCAAAGGAGgaag AGATGCAGAGCAGCGTTTTGAAGCCTGAACCTTCTGGATATTACTACCAGGGCGTGTGGCGAGCCCCAGGTGGCGCCACAGTTCACCAGTTCAACGACTCCGCTGTCATCGGCCAGTGTCTGAGAGACAAGGTGGTTCACCTGTATGGAGACTCCACCATCAGACAGTGGTTTGAATACCTCAACTCTGTGCTGCCAG ACCTGAAGGAGTTTGACCTGCACAGCCCAAAGCAGGTCGGACCGTTCATGGCCGTCGACAGCGTGCACAACATCCTGGTGAAGTACCGCTGCCACGGCCCTCCGATCCGATTCGGCAACGTCCCGACCAGCGAGCTGCGCTACATCGCCAACGAGCTGGACAGCCTGGTCGGAGGCAGCCGCACCGTCGTGGTCTTCGGCATCTGGTCCCACTTCAGCACTTTCCCTGTCGAGGTGTACCTTCGGCGGCTGCAGGGCATCCGCAGGGCGGTGCGGCGGCTGCTGGACCGGGCTCCCGACACGCTGGTGGTCATTCGGACCGCAAACCTCAAGGCGTTGACGCTTTACGAGACGCTGACCAACAGCGACTGGTACTCGCTGCAGCGCGACAAGGTGCTCCGGGCCGTGTTCAAAGACCTGAATGTCCGCCTGGTGGACGCGTGGGAGATGACGCTCGCCCACCACCTGCCCCACAACCTCCACCCCCAGCCCCCCATCATCAAGAACATGATAGACGTTCTCTTGTCCTACATCTGTCCACAGTAA